A genome region from Dolichospermum compactum NIES-806 includes the following:
- a CDS encoding septal ring lytic transglycosylase RlpA family protein, whose amino-acid sequence MISTGILWVTSFTGGALMLTANLPLSLIAAFSPIQLPANLVKPQAKFLTIAQQHKNAWQKTLISKTAFTFDWINRQLSSYRNKSIAVPSITLKAKETQFCPSVPENIAAQPHLKNVTNFLPVVTQVSIPKVDLSPSTVVRSLQSFFNVISNPVDPNGSYDYSPVLIVKQNPFSYEVWVNNSFVARLPDRITAKALQNRLQQLIKSPTVQPTKLQPGLVDKTPSLMVGNRLLFAIDQNLSTQLGRSGDILALEWTNNLRIALQSKPLTLVQGQMEMYGLQSSSTKLSGIASWYGGYFHGRLTANGEIYNQDDFTVAHRTLPFNTFLKVTNLENNKSVIVRVNDRGPYILPRSLDLSRTAARCLDSEHTGLVAYQAVILQQNAPPMTLKPSQPKTEDMANAKSELLVSNF is encoded by the coding sequence ATGATATCAACGGGAATACTATGGGTGACATCCTTTACAGGTGGTGCTTTGATGTTGACGGCAAATTTACCACTGAGTTTAATAGCTGCATTTTCTCCAATCCAACTTCCAGCCAACTTAGTTAAGCCGCAAGCTAAATTTCTGACGATCGCTCAACAACATAAAAATGCTTGGCAAAAAACCTTAATATCAAAAACTGCTTTCACATTTGACTGGATAAATAGGCAATTATCATCCTACAGAAATAAGTCTATCGCTGTACCTTCAATAACCTTGAAGGCAAAAGAAACGCAATTTTGTCCCTCTGTGCCAGAAAATATAGCTGCACAACCTCACTTGAAAAATGTTACTAACTTTTTGCCAGTAGTTACACAAGTTAGTATTCCTAAGGTAGATTTATCACCTTCTACTGTTGTGCGATCGCTCCAAAGTTTCTTTAATGTCATCAGCAATCCAGTTGATCCAAATGGAAGTTATGATTACTCACCAGTATTGATTGTCAAGCAGAATCCATTTAGTTATGAAGTATGGGTTAATAACAGTTTTGTTGCCAGACTACCTGACCGCATTACAGCCAAAGCATTACAAAATCGCTTGCAGCAATTAATCAAATCACCCACTGTACAACCTACAAAATTACAACCGGGCTTAGTGGATAAAACTCCTTCCCTGATGGTAGGCAATCGGTTACTATTTGCAATAGATCAAAACCTTTCTACACAACTTGGTCGCAGCGGTGATATTTTGGCCTTGGAATGGACTAATAATTTGCGAATAGCACTCCAGTCCAAACCGCTGACCTTGGTACAAGGACAAATGGAAATGTATGGATTACAGTCCTCAAGCACAAAACTTTCTGGTATAGCTTCTTGGTACGGTGGCTATTTTCATGGTCGCTTAACCGCAAATGGTGAGATATATAATCAAGATGATTTTACTGTAGCCCATCGGACTCTACCTTTTAATACCTTCTTAAAAGTTACAAATTTAGAAAACAATAAATCCGTGATTGTGCGCGTTAATGATCGTGGTCCGTATATCTTACCCAGAAGCCTGGATTTATCCAGAACAGCGGCTCGTTGTCTCGATAGTGAACATACTGGACTCGTAGCTTATCAGGCTGTGATTTTACAACAAAATGCCCCACCAATGACATTGAAACCATCTCAACCAAAAACTGAAGACATGGCTAATGCGAAAAGTGAGTTATTAGTTTCCAATTTTTAG
- the nagZ gene encoding beta-N-acetylhexosaminidase, which translates to MSIPQSSQSFGNHLILGISGTSLNDDDKRALNELKPIGVIFFAKNFLDGVKYPIWLEQFKDLIDEVCQYTERDSIFTTLDHEGGRVVRTPLPITRFPQAYLLQSHAYEVAKATALELKSLGINLSWSPVADIFSNPQNPIIGARAFGTTPETASQAVREYYRGLREEGILGSAKHFPGHGDTSTDSHLELPILNLSLEDLRNRELMPFQTLIQSQIPLIMTAHILFPQIDPEVPATLSKIILNDILRKELGFQGVIVSDDLDMKAVSEMFMQSGTIARAFHAGCDLFIVSRNINSSSLERTYKIAEDFSASLNNGSLDAAVVETARERVEKLLQVTPQYPVSTLDKETLVKNAELAISCCLSED; encoded by the coding sequence ATGTCAATACCCCAATCATCACAAAGCTTTGGTAATCATTTAATTCTGGGTATTTCCGGGACAAGTTTAAATGATGATGATAAACGGGCATTAAATGAACTAAAACCCATTGGTGTCATCTTTTTTGCCAAAAACTTTCTTGACGGTGTCAAATATCCAATTTGGTTAGAACAGTTTAAAGACCTCATTGATGAAGTTTGCCAATATACTGAGCGTGACTCCATATTTACCACGTTAGATCATGAAGGTGGGCGGGTTGTGCGGACACCTTTACCAATTACCCGCTTTCCTCAAGCTTATTTATTGCAGTCTCATGCTTATGAAGTTGCCAAAGCCACAGCACTAGAATTAAAATCTCTGGGAATTAATCTTTCTTGGTCTCCAGTTGCGGATATTTTCTCTAATCCCCAAAACCCGATTATTGGCGCTCGTGCATTTGGAACTACACCGGAAACCGCTAGTCAAGCCGTGCGAGAATATTACCGAGGATTACGGGAAGAAGGAATTTTAGGTTCTGCTAAACACTTTCCTGGACACGGAGACACTAGCACAGATTCCCATTTGGAATTACCAATCTTAAATTTGAGTTTAGAAGATTTGCGAAATCGGGAATTGATGCCTTTTCAAACATTAATTCAGTCACAAATTCCGTTAATTATGACGGCGCATATTTTGTTTCCACAAATTGATCCAGAAGTACCAGCAACTTTATCTAAAATCATTTTGAATGATATTTTACGAAAAGAGTTAGGTTTTCAAGGTGTGATAGTTTCTGATGATTTAGATATGAAAGCTGTATCTGAGATGTTTATGCAATCAGGAACGATTGCGCGGGCTTTTCATGCTGGTTGTGATTTATTTATAGTTTCTCGAAATATCAATTCTTCTTCTTTAGAACGAACATATAAAATAGCTGAAGATTTTTCTGCTAGTTTGAATAATGGTAGTTTAGATGCAGCAGTTGTAGAAACTGCGAGGGAGAGAGTGGAAAAGTTATTACAGGTAACTCCTCAATATCCAGTTTCGACTCTTGATAAAGAGACGCTGGTGAAAAATGCGGAATTGGCTATTAGTTGTTGTTTGTCAGAGGATTAA
- a CDS encoding PPC domain-containing protein, protein MKKIFAVGLSQILIIPMTLLTMGIVIKTASAQNKLYSPIPLTDLTEISDTLSNKDIPTGQGGFARDYSIKLNQGDNLSIDLSSENFDSIITLLAPNGSTAGENDDAPDGTSNSLLFTRITEAGTYIVRVRSFGETGVGKFKLKVTKLQPVK, encoded by the coding sequence ATGAAAAAGATTTTTGCAGTGGGTTTAAGCCAAATTTTAATTATTCCTATGACATTACTAACAATGGGAATAGTGATCAAAACAGCCTCAGCACAAAATAAGTTATATAGCCCTATTCCGCTAACTGATTTGACGGAAATTTCTGATACTCTATCAAACAAAGATATTCCCACAGGTCAAGGAGGATTTGCTCGTGATTATTCAATTAAATTAAATCAGGGTGATAATTTATCTATTGATTTGTCATCGGAAAACTTTGACAGCATTATTACACTATTAGCCCCTAATGGTTCAACAGCAGGAGAAAATGATGATGCTCCTGATGGTACAAGTAATTCTCTATTATTTACCCGCATTACAGAAGCAGGAACTTACATTGTACGGGTTCGCTCTTTTGGAGAAACTGGGGTAGGTAAATTTAAACTCAAGGTCACAAAACTGCAACCAGTTAAGTAG
- a CDS encoding ComF family protein, producing MIKIFQNLLNLFLKSSCPLCQRSTQKELCPYCIQQIQSCHKQNPTYLWKQPLPIFVWGNYGGAVKRAIAALKYENQPQIGYVLGEWLGESWLLHSPQQQQVLVVPIPMHPKKQKQRGFNQAALIAEGFCNVTGYKLKVNALERIKETEALFNLSPVQRQENLADAFILGKDLRRRPHVPILLVDDIYTTGATVKAAVKTFEQHQITVLGVAAVATTNK from the coding sequence ATGATCAAGATATTTCAAAATTTACTTAATCTTTTTCTTAAATCTTCTTGTCCGTTGTGTCAACGTTCTACGCAGAAGGAACTTTGTCCATATTGTATTCAGCAAATCCAAAGTTGCCATAAGCAAAATCCCACTTATTTATGGAAGCAACCATTACCCATATTTGTGTGGGGAAATTATGGTGGTGCTGTTAAAAGGGCGATCGCTGCCCTAAAATATGAGAATCAACCACAAATTGGTTATGTTTTAGGAGAATGGTTGGGGGAATCATGGTTATTACATTCACCTCAACAACAACAGGTTTTAGTTGTTCCTATTCCTATGCACCCCAAAAAACAAAAACAACGCGGTTTTAATCAAGCTGCATTAATAGCGGAAGGTTTTTGTAATGTGACGGGATACAAATTGAAAGTCAATGCTTTAGAACGAATTAAGGAAACTGAAGCCCTATTTAATTTGTCCCCAGTCCAAAGACAAGAAAACTTAGCAGATGCTTTTATCCTTGGTAAAGATTTGCGTCGTCGTCCTCATGTACCAATATTATTAGTAGATGATATTTATACTACTGGTGCTACTGTCAAAGCTGCTGTCAAGACATTTGAACAACATCAAATTACAGTCTTGGGTGTAGCTGCTGTTGCCACGACAAATAAATAA
- a CDS encoding GNAT family N-acetyltransferase: MYFYQDFIIRSWQKDDLTLAATVISSILSEYGLPWQPEEADKDVLQIEIYYLATGGEFWVVEHQSQIVGTAAYYPINRGEKAVEIRKMYLLPRVRGLGLGKYLLQQLEIAIALRGFEQIWIETASILTEAVKLYESNGYLPTTGVETSRCDRVYVKYL, translated from the coding sequence ATGTATTTTTACCAAGATTTTATTATTCGTAGTTGGCAAAAAGATGACCTTACTTTGGCTGCTACAGTTATTAGTTCTATATTATCAGAATACGGTTTACCTTGGCAGCCCGAAGAAGCAGACAAGGATGTATTACAAATAGAAATATATTATTTAGCAACTGGTGGAGAATTTTGGGTAGTTGAACACCAAAGTCAGATTGTCGGAACTGCTGCATATTATCCTATCAATCGCGGGGAAAAAGCCGTAGAAATTAGGAAAATGTATCTGTTACCAAGAGTGCGCGGTTTAGGATTAGGAAAATATTTATTACAACAATTGGAAATAGCTATTGCTTTGCGGGGATTTGAGCAAATTTGGATTGAAACTGCCAGTATTTTAACTGAAGCTGTTAAACTTTATGAGAGTAATGGTTATCTACCAACAACAGGTGTAGAAACCAGCAGATGCGATCGCGTTTATGTAAAATATCTATGA